DNA sequence from the Phocoena sinus isolate mPhoSin1 chromosome 9, mPhoSin1.pri, whole genome shotgun sequence genome:
AATACCTGCATCCTAATAGGTCATATTTCAGCTCCTATATTTTTGATAAATAGCCCAGCTCTTTTAAAAAGCTCTGTCCGTGGTGCTGAAACCTCTTGTGATGTATGAGCATGTCTTACTGATAAGTTCTAATGTCAGCCTCTCTGTGATAGTGATTCATCAGGTTGTAAAATTTGTGTTAGGGAAACATTTAATTAGCAACTTTCATATTTTGGTTGTGTTAAAATTAACACAGTTGTCCTTTCGTTTTAAAGAGTTCATAACAATTACTTTCCAACATTGTCAAAAACAGCTAATACTTAATTAGAAACTGTCAGTGCTATCACAAAAGCAAATGTCTAGTATTAACAAATAAACTGATATGATTTCAGTGGTAGAAATGTTTACAGGCCAGTGACATGTTGATGATATGCAGAAAGCTATGGTAAGAAAACTTAAACACTTGATTATGAACAGATTAAGTAGCAGTTATAATGGAAGACTTGTAGCTTTGTAGAGATAAGCAATTTGCCTATAAAAAGTAAGGCTTATTAccttctgtaaattttttttttagtgtttcagGATGTTTTCTTTGTACACAAATACATTGGTTTTGTAGGACTATGGGTTTTTGTTTGTAAATATGACTAAAGCCCTAAAAATCTTGGTTGTTTTTTCCAGGTaaacttcttgtattttctgtataaGACTCTAAAATAATTAGTAGTGTTATTAGTACTTCAATTCAGTGATTCTCAATTTCTCTAAGCTGTGTTACTTAGGTGCCTTATAGTCATGGAAAACTGCACTTAATTTTTTAGTCTCAGAAGCTTTTCATGAGCAAAACTGTCTTCTTAAATTTCTATTGAACTCTGGAACTTCTTCCACTATGAATTCAGTATAtcttacaataaaatttaaaaatcctagtCTCCTAAAGTTCTAAAATCCATTGTTATCTTGGGGAAAAGAACCATCCCCTTTGATCATAACTGTCTTTAACTCAGTACCGACTAGGTTAGTTGCTATACAAGTATATAAACCTCCTTCTTTGGGGGTCATGTAGAACATGTTTCCTTGCTGTATTTGCAACATAGAAGATTATTAGATTGTTTGCTTGTTATTGCAGTGGAGCTCATTAAGTGTTtacaatcacagcaagatttgaAAATTACACCTAGATCATAAGTCCTACTGAAATTTGGCAATATTTTCTGCAAAGCAAGCAGCCTAATGTTGAGCTACTACCAATTATTAAAATAAGGCTTTCATTTCCTTAGATACTGGATTTATATTGTATGAACTTAATAATTAAATCCACTCCAAAAGCTGcttgttaagaaaagaaaatctataagTGAATACATAATTTCCAAGAGGATTTGTTTCTGTCAATAAAGGGTTAAGTacaatgttattattttctttcaatattgaTAAAGTGCCTTCTAAAATCCATTTTTGTGCATTATAAAAATGTAGTTACATCACCCAGTAAAAGTGTCTTACTCTTAGCATTCCAAATTTCATTATagaaaaacactttttgaaaACATTGTCATTTAAATGATATCTGGTCAAATGATATTTCCCAGAAGTTATTctttatttagaaacaaaaacaagacaaaagcaATTGATTTTAatccaaaatgtatttttccttataaaagaggTCCACATATTCACTGTGTCTACTCtacagaatttgtccattttattacaCCACGTGTCAATTCAAGTTTATCTGGTCACTGCAAAAACTCGTGGCTAACATGTGTAATACAACACAGGAGGAGGTATTGCTCAGTTCAACTACtcttatatacttaaaaaaaatacagaaatgtttttGTCCACTTTAACTGTAGTCCAGACATAAAAGTTACATGAAAGTTCTagaaaatggaattgttttatttGGTTGCCACAGTACCCTTCGAAGCCAGTTAATTAAAATGCTGAACTTGTACATATGTCCATTGGTCAGGAGCAGCATTGGTGAAGCTTAAACTTCCTTCTACGAAGTaatatttctctgccttttttattTAAGTACAACCACAGTTTTGAGTTTTCTTTGAAGTAGATTTAGTTAGTTGTTTTTAGGACATGTTTGTTGGCACACCTATAACAGTTGCTTTTACTTCCAATGCTGTACCTTTTTCTTTGCCTGCTTCCCAGAGTTTGATCAGAGGAGGATAAAGCTCACTGAATGCAAAGGTTGGTTTCTGTAAGTAATTTCTCACATAGTTATGTCGACCATCACAGTTCATTTCTTGAGAGAGGCAGCTGAAAAGACATATCATACCAATAATCCCCAGAAAACCTCCAAGGTAGGCCATAAATGTTGTGATGTTACTCTTATCATACTCTTTTCCATCAGGGTGCAAACCTTTTGTGGTGACATTTACacattgttttctgcttttttgatAGATGGTGGGGATATCAATACAAATCTTATACTCAGTTGATGGGTTCAGATGAGTAAGATTATATACCTTGACATCAGATGGTATTCGAGCACTTTGGGCAGCATGGGAATTTTGAGTCTTGACAAAGGCTGTCCACTTAACACTGGATTTGAGAATTTTAGAACTTGCTTTCCAAGACACCAGAACTGAGTTGGCCTgaacatcttttattttaatattcaaggATCCATTGTTATCCTGGGGAAAAGAGCCATCCACTTTGATCATAATAGACTTCAAGTCAGCACCAACCAGGTTAGTTGCTATACAGGTATATAAACCCCCTTCTGTTGGGGAGATGCCACTTATATCTAGTGTGCCTTCAGAATGGACATAGAACTTGTCTGTCAGAGTATTAGGCAGGAGTTTTTTACCAGAAGGTATGATCCAGGAGATTTCAGGCTGTGGCTCTGCAGTAGCTCTGCAGTGTAAGGATACATAGCTCCCAGTTTCTAAATCCAGATTAGAAGGAAAACTCTCTGGAGctataagagggagacagattTCCATCATTTCCCTGAAATGCACCTGCCGAACATTCTGGCCTTGGAATTCAGGTGGGTCCACGCAAAACAGTGAATCTGGCTCCATAAATCGAATGTTGGTTTTGTTCATATTAATCCAACGGATGACACAATCACACCTGATGGGATTGCTGTGTATGCTGATTTCCTTGAGGTTTGGCAGAGACTCAATGGTACTGCGGTACAGGGCACTAAGGGCATTGCTGTTAAGCATGAGTGATTCCAGCTTGGGTAGTCTGAAAAATGCATTTGGGTGAATGTAAGACAACCTGGGGTTGTTAGTagcttctatttttcttaaatctggCAGATTATCCACAGCAAGACTGTCGATGGAAATCAGCTCAGGCATATTGTTTATCCccaattcttttaaatgtagcataTTGCTAAAATCACCCCTCCGTATTCTATTAATGGGATTTTTATTTAGATCCAAAAATTTGAGGTTTACCACTTTTTGAAGAGCAACATGGGGCACTTTAATAAGCCTGTTGTCATAAAAAGAGATGCTTTCTAAGTTTTCAAGTCCAACCAAGGCATTATCTGGTATTTCCGTGAGGTTTATACCAGCTATAACCAGGCTGCGAAGATTGATAAGAGGCTTAAAGTTCATGTCTTTGATTCTGATGATTGGATTTTCCCCAATCATCAGAATCTCCAGATTGGGAAGAGCCTCAAACCACTTACTGTTGATCATCTGCAATCTATTAGAATTGAGATGAAGTCGAAGAAGATTATGTAGGCCAATAAAGGCTCCGGGTGAAATTGTAGAAAGCAAGTTGTGATTAATATAGAGTTCTTGTAAGTTACTAAGTCCAGACAGACATTTTTCAGGCAGCTCAGTAAGTTTGTTTTCCTCTAGGTACACAGAAAGAAGCTGAGGCATCTTTTTTACATTAATATTGGTAACTGAAGATAAATTGTTTTGAGATAAGTCCAGGCCAGTAAGATTTACTGGAAAGTCTATGGAGTATTCAATTTTTGCAATATTGTTAGTCTGTAGGAGCAGGATCTGTGTGTCAGCAGGCAATCTGGCTGGGAAATTTGAAAGACCTAAATCATTACAATCCACTGTAGATGCTTCCATATAAATGGATCTAGGTGTAAACCAGGGCCGGATTTCACATGTACACAATCGTGGGCAATCTGCTTTTTTATCTACAGCTTGTACTAGTGTAGTGATAGCTAGGCCAAGTAGCACATGAATTTGGAGTGGCAGGTCCTTCATCTTAGCTTTCTTCTTCAGAGATTTAATGGGTCCTTAAGGATTCCACGGTCACTGCTAGTAAGATCAGTAAGAGCTGATAGATAAGGAAAATAGTTGCTTTTGTCAAATGATGAATGCCATagaactgcaaatattttcttcatggaAAAACGTGCCAGTGCCACAATTGCATTGTCCAGAAATGTCATGCATATTGAAGAAAAGGTTCCTATCTCCTTTATGATAGAATATTGATATACTTTTTGAAGATGGAGTATGTATAGATGGTCAGAGGAAATTAagcaattcatttatttaagagtGTAATACTCAAATCCCACGCTTGTTCAGTACTTGCAGAAATAGCAGCATGATGctaactataataaaataaaatgtaaaaaaaaaaagagaaaaataattagtccaaagggaaaaaaacacaatctCCATTAACTGATTATGATtatcttatatataatattcttagTTTACAGTTAATTCAGTATGTTTTGATGACTTTATCCTTGTTATGACTGTCCTTAATAGTTATTGACCCAGACATTGGATAggccggattttttttttttttattggagtataattgatttacaatgttgtattagtttcaggtgtgtacatcaaagtgaatcagttatacatatacatatacacactcttttttagattcctttcccatataggccattacagagtattgagtagactaGCCTGTGTTTTatagtaggtctttattagttatctattttatatatagtatatgtcaatcccaatctcccaacttatccctcccctcctttcccctctggtaaccataagtttgttttctacatctgtgactctatttctgttttgtaaataagttcatttgcaccatGTTTTTAtatccacatataagcaatatacttgtctttctctgtctcatttactttactcagtatgacaatctctaggtccatccatattgctgcaaatggcattatttcattcttttttatggctgtgaaaGTGGATCTTTAGAAGACTGAAGTTGCATTAAACGTAAAAATTATTCTGCCagaatttgtctttgttttcagatATTTGCTTGTTTATAACCTGTAATTTATTATTTGTCGTTCTCTTTGACAGTTagttatatgggaaaaaaaagaaaatctttcagtgatgacttttttattttctcttatagaggcaaaattaaaagtttataaataaataatactgttCAGTTACAATCAAATGAGTTAGCCTGTGGTTCCTCAGGTTCCCAGGAGatgacatttagaaataaaattataaaatgaactaGAAATTGTGGAATTTcgctgaatttttcattttaattcgtACTTCTCTCCATAGTCTCCTTTGTATAAAGTGACTTGAATTTTGCAGCATTTGGAAAAGGTAGTCTAACTTGCTGTAGATGTACCTGTATATTGTCATACTTAACTGAAATTCAGATTAATGTTagactgttttatttttccctgaaaataACTTACATTCCATTAGTTACTAACAATGAAAAAGTAACTTTGATTACATCGCTAATACAGACACTTAGATGTACCTTCTTTTAAATGGTTACTGATGTCTTTATCATAACAATAAGCAATCTGAAACCAAGTTGCAATTCTGATATGTGCCGTATTGTAAAATACCACATTACTTTTACATGTACACTCCATCCGTTGGACTGCCCGTGAGCTCTCCCCGCAAGTGTGCAGGACAGCTGGATCACGGCTGGACTGTTCATTCTGAGGCTTCTTGCCTACCAGCAGTAGTGGTCTGCTGAATAATCAGTGTGTGAatactgttcttttctttcatctctgcCCAATATTGACATTCATAATGGCATTGTTGAGTGACTCTAAGGTAGGTACTTCAGTGACAGAGATCAATGTATTTGGAGATATGGTCTCTACAGAGGGATAaaacagtttctttttaatttaaaacattctttgGTTTTCAAAATTGTTGGAATATTTATAGTTCAAAGTCACACCTAATTCTCCTCTTATCCTTTAAGAGATGTGATAAAACTGGATCATGAAGTTCAGATAACTCCTAAGTTATCTTGAATTAAGTGTCTTTGCTTTTTatgtttgttggttttgttttgttacttcaCCTATTTGCTGAtcaaaattccttttttaaatactGTTCACCTATTACTCTTAATCTAAGTAAGCTCTAAGCCCCTTGAGGAAAGAATTTAATACAACTGCTTCTTCCCTGAAGATGTTTTATAAATCCTTAACCCTACACGATCTGGGGTCCCTcctgtttttctctgtgtttcttgtcATTTTCTGCCGTTCTTCTATATGCAGCCTTCTCTCTGCCAGTAGAACTGTGGGTGCCTCacccttttctctctgcctggattgcctgtttctttgttttacattAATTATTGCTGTTTTATCAACCCTCAGTTCAAGCATCAcctctctgtgaagccttccatATAACCCCTCCCTGCAGTTGTACTTTAGCTGCCCTCTGAGGTCGTTCAGTGGCCCCAGCACACACCTCTGTCAGAATATTTAGTTGGTTCTCTGCCCCACCAGACACTCACTTCCTTGAGAGCCTGAGGCCTGCCAGCTCCTGGGCATGGTAATTagaacatagtagatgctcaagaaatgttttcAGTGAACTGATAACTGAATTATATTACTTAATAAATGGACATATTCATGTTTGCTACATACAATTTAAGCAATTCGGTTTGTTTGATTTGCTAATTTCAGTATTCAACTGGTTTAACTTGGGTAAATCTATTATTTACACAGAATGTGTGTTACCTTTATTACTAAAATCCAAAGATTAAATTTGAGTGTAATACAAAGGAACTAGACTTTAAAGTCAATCTAATATTATATCTTAGTTTATTCCTCAATTTATCCAGTCAACATTTAATGAACACCTTTTATGTGCCAGTTATTGGGTTAATAGTTGGAGGATAAAAAGATGACTTAAATATGGTCTCTTCCCTTCATaagttttcagtctttctggGGAGACACAGGTAAACAGATGGTTACAATTCAGTGTCAGTGATGAAATGGGAGCACATAGGAGAGGCATCTggataaaacttaaaatagaaatctATTGCCTCTTTAttctcaaaatgaagaaaaaaacctagGTACAAAGTATAAATTTCTGCATGTTGCCATAAATCACTCGGTTGAGAACTGAGCAATCATAATTTCTGCCAAATAACCAGTTATATCCACTTTCTCTGGCAGAGCAAAAAGACTCCTATATTCTCCTTTATGTTAACTAGAGGATTAGAAATGTTCAAGGTGAAACATTCTTTTTGGGAGGATGTTAACCTAATAAtaccactttttgttttaaaatttttatattttcttaaatttatatttatgtttaattagaAACTCTATTCTGACCTCATTTCATCATTTTGGCATAGCCATATGCCAGAAACAACCCTATTTGAACTATATTTATTCTGCAAGCTTTTGAAAGTAAAGAGAGTTCTTAAAGTGGTgaacaaattcaaattttatttctccAGGTCTGTAGGAAGAAATTATCAGTATGGGAAGTACAACAGAGGATATGTAAAATTTGCCTTTAttgtaatattgatttttttctcatgtttttgaaaatgattatGATGCTTTCACTATTGGATTATTTGGCATGGATTGTTTGCAGGATAGTAAGGCAGTAATAATATCTTACATCTTAGAGCTTTGTG
Encoded proteins:
- the LRRN3 gene encoding leucine-rich repeat neuronal protein 3; the protein is MKDLPLQIHVLLGLAITTLVQAVDKKADCPRLCTCEIRPWFTPRSIYMEASTVDCNDLGLSNFPARLPADTQILLLQTNNIAKIEYSIDFPVNLTGLDLSQNNLSSVTNINVKKMPQLLSVYLEENKLTELPEKCLSGLSNLQELYINHNLLSTISPGAFIGLHNLLRLHLNSNRLQMINSKWFEALPNLEILMIGENPIIRIKDMNFKPLINLRSLVIAGINLTEIPDNALVGLENLESISFYDNRLIKVPHVALQKVVNLKFLDLNKNPINRIRRGDFSNMLHLKELGINNMPELISIDSLAVDNLPDLRKIEATNNPRLSYIHPNAFFRLPKLESLMLNSNALSALYRSTIESLPNLKEISIHSNPIRCDCVIRWINMNKTNIRFMEPDSLFCVDPPEFQGQNVRQVHFREMMEICLPLIAPESFPSNLDLETGSYVSLHCRATAEPQPEISWIIPSGKKLLPNTLTDKFYVHSEGTLDISGISPTEGGLYTCIATNLVGADLKSIMIKVDGSFPQDNNGSLNIKIKDVQANSVLVSWKASSKILKSSVKWTAFVKTQNSHAAQSARIPSDVKVYNLTHLNPSTEYKICIDIPTIYQKSRKQCVNVTTKGLHPDGKEYDKSNITTFMAYLGGFLGIIGMICLFSCLSQEMNCDGRHNYVRNYLQKPTFAFSELYPPLIKLWEAGKEKGTALEVKATVIGVPTNMS